The Kryptolebias marmoratus isolate JLee-2015 linkage group LG1, ASM164957v2, whole genome shotgun sequence sequence CCTCTTTGCCATCCTCTTCCTTTTGGTcagcatcttcttcttcttgaggCTGACTgccctcctcttctccttcttcctcatcttcttTGTCTCCCTCCTCTGCTTGAACTGCTTCAtctgcaaaaaagaaacaaatgttggAAAGAGTTCCTTTATTAAACATCACTAAAGCAAATTGACAAAACTAACCTTCTCCATTTGCTTCCTCTTCTTGTTTATCCTctgtctcttcctcttcctccccctcttctCCCTGCTCCTCatctcccccctcctcttcctcctcttcctcctctttctcctccgccatctcctcctcttcctcctctttctcttcctcctcctccacctgttctacctcctcctcctcctcttcctcctgaggAGGTCTGGCCTCGGCCTGCTGTGCTTGGCTTGCAGATATTGCGTCCTCTGTGGAAAGTGATGATGAATAGAGGCGGGAGCTCAGCAGGTACGGAGCTGCAGAGCTCAGCTGAGACTGCATGGAGACCTGGACTCTCCCGTAGGACGGAGCACTGCTCATGGCATGGGAGTAAACGGTGAAAGGGACCTGTCTTTCCACACTCAAACGGTCCTCCTCTCCTTCCAGAAGCTTCCTAATAGAAGGAGACACACATTGAGACACATGAAACCCACAGTTACAGCTTTTGTACGTAAAACACTGGAATAattgcaacaaaataaacacctgTATGCTGCAATTTCGATATCCAGCGCCATTTTTACATTCAAGAGGTCCTGATAATCCTTTAAGTAGCGAGCCATGTCGTTCTTGTTGGCCCTCAATTCTTCCTCCAGGTTACTTATTGCGTCCTGAATAAAGGGAAACACAAAAGTGccacattttctttaaagagtACATCAAATCTTTAATCTCAGTAACAGTTTAACACATTCAGTCAGACTTACATCAATTGCAAAACTCATTCACTCATTGTTTTTAGGGATGGTTGaattttgtttctctgtgttggTGTCCTTATGTTGATTACCTGCAGTGCAGAGATCTCATCGCTCTGTTTCTCCTCTACTTCCTGCAGCTGGTTTTCCAGAGCTTGGATCATCTCACGGCTGGCATCAATCTCCAGCGTTCTGGCTTTCAGCAGACGGCGATACTCTCCAGCTTCATCTTTGGCGCTTCGTGCACTCTCCGTGTTGCGAGTCGAGCCTACCGTCATCACACTCATCTTGTTGCAGAACCATTCTTCAGCTGCTTGAAGGTTGCGGTGAGCCAGCTTCTCATACTGCCCTCGAATGTCTCGAAGAGCAGAGGATAGGTCCGGTTTGGAGACCTCCATCCCCACCGACACCTCTACACTGTACTGCACTTGGGCCTGCAACTCTGCTATCTCGCTCTCGCAGAGGCGCTTCAGGAAGGCCAGCTCATCCAGCAGGGTCTCAACTCTTTTGTCGAGTTCGACCTGGTCCAGGGCAGCATTGTCTGCTCCCTTTCGAGCATCCATGAGCCGTCCctctgcttcttctctgccAAGAACCTCATCCTCGTAGCGCTTTTGCAGGTTCTTCAGCACATCTTCCATCTCAACCCTGTGGTCCTGGGCTGCCTGCTTCTCGTGGCGGGCCTCCTCAACAGCAGCATGGAGCTGGCGGATCTCATGCTCATACAGAGCCCGAAGATTCGAAGGCTCGGTCTGCTTCTgcctgagcagcagcagctcagtctCCAGCAACTTGTTCTGCTGCTCCAATTCATGAACCCTCTCAATGAAGCTTGCAAAGCGATCGTTCAGGTCCTGGAGCTCAGCCTTCTCCTGCGTCCTTAAGACTTTGAACTCAGAGCTTACTTGGACTGCTTGGTCAAGGCGGAGCTCAGGGGCAGCTGCAGCGGGAAGTACGGTGGAGTAGCTCGAAGCAGCTCGGGTGGATGTAGGATAACTCCTGCGTGAGGACACGTAGGAAGTTACTGGGGCAGAGTGGGTGGAGTAGGCAGACCTAGATCCaattcctcctcctgctccataTCCTGCACTGCGCACTACTCTCCTCTTGTAAGTGGAAGGCAGGTAGGGGTCAAAGCCTGTCGAAGCCATGACTTGAGAGATGAGCTGCTTTGTTTCAGGGAATGTAGCTGGGTTGACTGCACAGGGAATCTGCATTACACAGGCTTTTATACAGCCCGTAATGACTGTGAcgtaagccttttttttttttttttgctaccaTGCTGACAGAAAGAATTGATTACGGTCCTGCCAGCCAGTCGGTCATAGCCAAGGAAGAATTGGGGAGGGAGTGGATGAAGGTTGGGGCGGAGGAAGCGGGGGATAAGCAATGAAAGAGCAAAAAGGGGCTGCAACAGACAGGGTCACTGAGGACGAGACAGTATACTATTACACctaaagctgcagcagaagatACAGTTTGGCACCAGAAATGCTAACAAAGACAAAGCCTGATTGTATCGACTTGTAATAGCTGCATGATAAAGGGATGAAGGAAATCACATGCTTTTTAGGATGATACAGCTTTGCACCATTTTGTATTTGCCACCTCAACTATAAAGAACAGTATAAAAATACTATCAAGATATAGAGACAGTTTTACAATGTGTCAGAGTAAATCAATGcaaaaaatcatcaaacaatttaatcaaataaaagagTAATACTTTTAATTTCAGGGGAATTTCATTGAGGATTAGAGATGGAAGTTCTCCCTCTACTGGTTATCTCTTTAAAATGCAGGTAAACAGGATGATAAACCTAATTTTCTGACACTATtacatttaattgtttaataatAGAACCTCAACATAATCAAAAGGTTTAATTAAGATCAGTCCCGATAGTAAAAACAACATGATAGAAATTAGCCTGATGTGTTCAATATATTATTTTCCCTCCCCCACAGTTGCATCCTGTAGAGctagaaataaataattattttatttacatatcaTATATTTGGTCTGAACAGTATAGACTAAAATTCAACTGTTGAATGTCAGTACtaatgtccatccatccatccatccatccattctcttccgcttatccggggtcgggtggcgggggtagcagcctaagcagagagACCCATGCTCCATTCTCAGAACAGTACTAATGTTTAGagtccattttttgtgttgagttaaatatttattagttACTCCGAATGCTGCTGTTTATTGaggttttcatatttttactttgtttatgttttttatgcaCTTTGTCTTCATATGAAATgtcagattttgtgttttcttccaaGAATCTTAGTGACACAGCCTTCCTAAGCaccatattttataaatatggaATATAAAAGTTGCTTAAATGAACAGGTTTGatcaaaaaacagttttccaaCATAAACACAATTAAAGGTATActgtaaaagacaaaagcttAGTTCAAaaatttgtttcagaaaaacCCACATctatttaaactgtttatttctgaGTATCATTTGGATAGCTTTTCTCTCAAGGGTTTGCAATCTGTGGTTCTGGGGCCATATGTGGCTTTTTGGTTCCTCTGTGGCAGATCTTTGTAgcttagacaaaaaaaacaacatgcaaataaaaaattatttttaaaacaacactagGTCATTTTAGCTAATCCCTTGTCCAGATTTATGCAGTATAAATGAAACCTTtaagaaaaatatcaaatagtTTGTTGCAATAGTTTGTTAGCCAGTTGAAAGATTTATCAATTTAACAGCTATACCATGTGGTCTTTCTTTGAAATCCattagaaaattaaacattttaacagatttacCTTAAGCTGCTgaggaaataaacacaaagtggaGTTTTGCAAACATCTCACGAGTTGTAGCAACCAAGGATTCTGCAAAAATATGTCAAGTCAGACTGAGAACAATGAAAATTAGAAGTAAAGGATTGTCTTTcataaaaactttgaatatatatatataacataaacatatatatatatatatatatatataaggtaTCAATCATTATCAGATACAATTAAGTTCCaattaaatatccaacaaactcCGAGTTTGTATGTTCACTCGTATAATTTAGAGGGATAAAAATATATGCTTTGGTATTTGAAACTGGGGTACTTATTAATTTTTCACAAACATAGCAAGGACCCTAATTCAGTGGTTCAGTTTTATCAATATACAAAAGgttgtttctttcttcatgagagtttggtcttttcttttgtcctaaaatgtaaaaatgctgaTAGATGTCAAAAGTTAATTATAATTCTTTAATTTTAGTGCGTAATAACCTAGTATTTTATTTgtagtatttaaataaaacttattaaTAACTTGTGTTTTGCTTGTTACGTTCATTTCAATTTGCCAGTAGGTTTTGCAGCTCTGTACAAATTTTATTTGGTGGTAAAAGGGCGCCTATTGATTGAAAATGCTGCCTTGTTCGGTATCGCTCCgtgctgtttaaaaatgtattggtgctgtagttttatttaacatcGAGACACGTGATTGGTCACATCTATACGCCCCCTGAGAATTGACCAATCAGTGGCGACGTTAGTAATTGGCGGGCTGCAGACGTCTTCCTGTTACGCAAATACGTCACGTCCATGACTTAGAACAACAAAGGGTGGTGAATAAATGTAGTTTCTGAATCATTTTCGGATTAATAACCTCACATCTATCAGACTTTAACGTAATGTGGAAGTTAAACTTGCAAATGAGAAGTGGAGTTTTCCCGGGAATGAACGGTAGGACGCGGAGCTTTGAAAGTGATGGTTTAAACACAGGCTAGCTAACAATCATTATCTTTTGCACATTGCTCGTAACTCTGTGAGATAAAAGCTTTCGacaatttacattaaaaacctCTCTGGGTATGGTTGAATTAGTATGGACTGTCCTGGGTTCTGGTTGTGTTGCCGCTGCACACCTGCTCAAACCTGAAATATTTCGTGTTAAGCTAACAAGGCTAGTTTTAgagcagctctttttttataaagttaatTTCAAACCCTCCTCACAGATAagtttctctcctctctgaaTTCCATGTCT is a genomic window containing:
- the neflb gene encoding neurofilament, light polypeptide b, with amino-acid sequence MQIPCAVNPATFPETKQLISQVMASTGFDPYLPSTYKRRVVRSAGYGAGGGIGSRSAYSTHSAPVTSYVSSRRSYPTSTRAASSYSTVLPAAAAPELRLDQAVQVSSEFKVLRTQEKAELQDLNDRFASFIERVHELEQQNKLLETELLLLRQKQTEPSNLRALYEHEIRQLHAAVEEARHEKQAAQDHRVEMEDVLKNLQKRYEDEVLGREEAEGRLMDARKGADNAALDQVELDKRVETLLDELAFLKRLCESEIAELQAQVQYSVEVSVGMEVSKPDLSSALRDIRGQYEKLAHRNLQAAEEWFCNKMSVMTVGSTRNTESARSAKDEAGEYRRLLKARTLEIDASREMIQALENQLQEVEEKQSDEISALQDAISNLEEELRANKNDMARYLKDYQDLLNVKMALDIEIAAYRKLLEGEEDRLSVERQVPFTVYSHAMSSAPSYGRVQVSMQSQLSSAAPYLLSSRLYSSSLSTEDAISASQAQQAEARPPQEEEEEEEVEQVEEEEEKEEEEEEMAEEKEEEEEEEEGGDEEQGEEGEEEEETEDKQEEEANGEDEAVQAEEGDKEDEEEGEEEGSQPQEEEDADQKEEDGKEGVKEEEETEKEDEKTGKTVDKKV